DNA from Plasmodium cynomolgi strain B DNA, chromosome 12, whole genome shotgun sequence:
NNNNNNNNNNNNNNNNNNNNNNNNNNNNNNNNNNNNNNNNNNNNNNNNNNNNNNNNNNNNNNNNNNNNNNNNNNNNNNNNNNNNNNNNNNNNNNNNNNNNNNNNNNNNNNNNNNNNNNNNNNNNNNNNNNNNNNNNNNNNNNNNNNNNNNNcaataaaataaaataaagtaaaataaaaaacagtaaaataaaataattgcgcatcacaatttttttaaccgcATGCCGTATGCAGACATTGCGTGTGTCCAACTTTTTCGCAAATTAGCGAAAGTGGCGAAAGTGGCAAAAGTAGCAAAAGTAGCACACTGGATGCATCTCTTACGCTGTTAAAATTGGCGTTAGTTTCATCCCAAATGGCTGTGCCGTTCCgcattgttctttttttttttccaaagaggGGGGTTTAAAAGCACATACGTCTGCTGTGTTGTCTGCTGCATTTTCTGCTGCATTTTCTGCTGCATTTTCTGCTGCATGGCTGTCCCGCGGCGCGCACGCCCCTGCGCATACGCACATGCACTTTTTCAAAACTGCGTGCCACGCTTTGCGCCACCAAATGGGGCGCGGTGAGTTCGCGCCGAATGCGAATCTTTTATCCTCAGGGGGAAGAGGCAATATGGGGGATTCAATATGGGGGgttcaaaatgggggattcaaaatgggggattCAATATGGGGGgttcaaaatgggggattcaaaatgggggatgcaaaatgggggatgcaaaatggcgggatgcaaaatgggggattcaaaatgggggattcaaaatgggggaataGGAAAAAGGCGAAAGTGCAGAGGTGCAAAAATGTCGAACAGCAATTGCGAAATCACCCGGCACCGCTGACCATTCTGTATGCATCTCCCGCCGCATGCCGTGCTACCCCATGCATGGACCCAAGCACATAGCAGCATACACTTGCGAGTAaatctccccttttgcatcCCCCCACGCGTGCGTTTCAATTTACTGTTAAAGTTGTAAGCGGAGGTTAACGGTTAGGTGGACAATGCCTATCACCACCCAGCCAGCTATCGTCAAGGCATTgcattgcatttttttttttttttttccaaagtcGCATGCGGCAGTACATATAATTGTACACCTTATAAACACTGTTCATATTAATGAACGAACGCTTTTATGCATTTGCACATGCATGCACACGCGCTCATTgccacccctttttttttctttttgcgcGTCAGTTATTTTTCTGCCCCATTTGCTTTCAGTTAGCCCCCATTCCCTGCAACCAGCGGACGCACCAATGCGCGCTTAGAAGCTGAAAGTGGGACGCTGACCAAAAGGGGCGCGActgtatgcatatgcatgtgcagATTTGGACTCACACATTTAGAGGTACCCTTTTGGACGCACACATCTAGAGGTACCCATTTGAACCCATACATCTAGAGGTACCCGCTTGCATCTGTGCATCTGTTCACCTGTGCATGTGCGCGTGAACGTGCGCGTGCCTCCCCCCTCTGTGCGCCCCTCCCCGCGCCCGTGCCCCGCGCGCAGGCGGTAGAGAACAGGGAGGGACGTGGAGAAGGACGGGACGTCAGCTGgaagagcaaaaaggaaaacgccACAGATGGGCGCAACAGCAGGAGCGAGAAAAGGCCCACGGCGTAGAAACTACCACCCGGTAACTTCCAACCCGTCCTCCTATCGACTGCCGAGCAGCGGTCGAATAGCTGCCGAGGAACTGCCTAGAAGCGGTCGAATAACTGCCTCGCAACTGCCTCGTAACTGCCTCGTAACTGCCTCGTAACTGCCTCGCAACTGCCTCGCAACTGCCACGCCGCCCACCTAGCAACTGCCGAGATGGCGCGGAAAAGGGGAGCGGCGGCGTGGCCGCGCAAGTTGCTGGTGGCGACCCTATGCACGATCTACCTGTGCAGCGCGCTGCTGGCACTAACGATAAACAAAGAGGGCCGATTTATGACAAAAGGAATATATGATGATGATGTGAGAATATCCACAGCAGTTTTCAACATAGGAGACGAAAGGATGTACCTAAGTGAAGAGCAtttcgaaaatttgaaaatgttgCAAAATATGTTAGTACTCTGTTTTAAGTcgaccgaaaaaaaaggattcctCAAAGATATAGGAATAGACAACGTGAAGactcttttttatgaaaattttaaaaacgaagTCTATGCAAATATCaagctattttttaaattcataaaagaaaatttttcttatatcaccaaaaggatgaaagaagaaaaaaaaaaaaataatttaaaagaagaagattATCTATCTGATCAAAAATTACTAGACCTGTTAGAAGATGTAATAAGTTAcgacatagaaaaaaatgcatcttattttgaaaaattagtTCAATTTATGACTCTTCGAAAATGCTTTACAATTAGTTTTTCCATGAATTTGGATAATACAGATAATCCCATCGTACTGATCACAGAAGTTGACTCAAGAAATAACCACGTTCACTTCAGAGTTAATAACAACCTACCatcaggagaagaagaagaagaacaacaacaacaagaaagaaattatacaaaaaagaGTTCAGGATCACAAAAGGATAAGGTACCCTTCCTACAAAGTATAATAAACCCAATAAAATCAAACAGCTTCGTTATGAAAATGACGAGAAGGATGAACCACCCGATGGGTTACTTCAGAAATTTATGTACAAAACATAACTTCCAAGTAGCATCAGAAAATTGGgtcgaatatttttataaccaTAATGAGACCTTATGTCATGTAGAAACGTGTGGTTCTGGAgattgtctttttttatcattgcAATATTTATTAGATAAAAATGGAGTTCGAACTAATAACGTCATACCTAATGTAGGAGTCCCTGAGAGTTCCTTTGTCCCATGGTATGTACGTAATGTAAAACAAACAGATGATCCTAAATTTAATGTTAATGATCTCAGATACATAagcactttttattttataaaattttttcctggaTATACTGAAGACTATGAACTAGATGAGCAGTATATTAACGAAAGGTTTAACCTTCTCATAAATTTAGAGTTCACtaattattatttgaagAAGGATTACTTACATAAAGTAATGAGAGGTAATAAAGTTGATGACAAGAATAACAAATCCGTTCTCCTTCTCATTTCGGACTATATTAATAAGTACCTTTTCTTTGGTGGACGACCTCCTATCACCAACATGGAGGAGGCCGCTGCGCTGTGTACCTCCAACGTTTGCAAGAAGGGAAACGCAGACGGTGCAGGCCCCAGCGGAGGTGGCGCCGGGGGTGGCGACGGAAGTGGCACCGGAACTGGCAGCGGAGGTGGCAGCGGGTTGGGCAGCGGAAGTGGCAGCGGGGATGGCAGCGGGGATGGCGACGGAAGTGGCAGCGGGGATGGCAGCGGAGGTGGCAGCGGGTTGGGCAGCGGAAGTGGCAGCGGGGATGGCGGCGGGCTGAGCAACGAGAAACGGGGCGGAGGACCCATCGGAGACGGAGACTACACCGATGACGACGTCTCGGGAGGAAAATCCAAAGGTAACAAAAGCGGAAGCGGTGTGGGCGGGGCGAGAAAGAAGGCACACAGATCATCCATCAGACGCACCGGCAGCAGCGGCAACATGGACAGTGACAACGAGAGCACTGGTATCATGAGAAGTGACCTTAGCAGACGAAAGATCAAAAGTACCAACGATTTTCAAAGCGTCATGCAGGAAAACCCATTTCCCCTAAGTAGCTATCGCAGCGAGCAATCCTTAAATACGATCGGCCATTATGGGAACGAATTCACGAGAAGTACCGATGACATCGTTGGCATAAGCAGGTCCTCGTCGCCGAACGAGATGCTCGAAGAGGAAGACGACATGGTGCACTTCGAGAAGGTGGGAGAtaaagggaagggaaaaaaattcacaaaggATACACACTTCCGAGTGACCTACGGACACTCCCCATCGAGCACGACCACGATGAAGCACGACCCCATCACCCTCTCGCTAAAAACCGACAGTAGCAACGGTAGTCAGTTCGAAAAGGACAGGAGGTCCAACGTGATGAAGAACCAGTCCCTTCGTATTGCATCGAGAGAGAGTGAAAACTCCTCCCTGATGGATGAAGACATGAGTACACTGAAATACAcagacaagaaaaaaaacatggagATGCTAAATGCAGAATCTACATCATCTCTAAAGGGAGAGTACGAACATGTAATCGTACCACACGGAGCAGACAGTGAAAACAGCAAAGCCATCGATGTTGTGAGACCCAAAAGGTATCTAACCAACCAAGGGGTTCTATACGGCTCATCTAAGAGTAACCCTAAAAAGTCTGACATGCGATTGGCACTAattgaaaacgaaaaaaaatatcgcaTGCAACATAAAGCTATAACAGAATCGACAGAATCCACAGATGCTACAGAAGgcaacgaaaatgaaaacgaaaatgatgaagaataTGATTCAAGCAAGATAGAAGACTTAGATTCTAACACTCAGGTCACCGATTATGATGAAATACTTGAAGAACTCCATGAAGGTGGTTACAGATTCTACGAacttattttcttcaaactAGTATCCCTATCAGCTAACAAAATGACATATGATGAATTAAAGaaagttaaaagaaaaaatattcatacgTTAATCGGTACAAATCTGAAATCTAGAGTAATCGGCTCTCATGTTttcatgaagaaaataacacAAGGGAccattcttccattttttaactatgtcaacataaaaaataaattaaataatgtaaataGAAAGCAAAATTATGCAAATCCTGATCTGTATGTTGTTATCATGAAGACTAccttcaataaaaaaattaggagACGAAAGGATGGATTAGTGACGAAAAGTCTTCTGTTTAAACATAATGGTGATTGCATATCGTATTGGTCTATCAAGAATAATGATTACCATTTCACTTGCGACAATAAAGTTATTGAGACGAAAACGATTGAGGAGAAggcttctgcttttttttacgagAGGACAAGGACAGGACATATCCATTGGGGGGATGAGACAGACTATGAGGGCttccaaaaaatgttcaGTATTGGATTAATTACCTTTATTAATAACAACacgaagttttttttccctagaAATACTTTCAAAGATTATCCTGTGTACTTTTTGATTTACTTCTACTCCGGCGTTCACTTCGAGCCTGGCATCCACATTTCGATGCACAACGACCGGGAGGTCTGCCGCTCCTCCTACGAGAGGACCAGGATTCCGCACTCCTTCCAGCAGGTGCCCAAGGAATAGCCACCTCGGTGTGGCAAGGTGCCTCGGTGCCGCGCTCTCCATGGGTTGAATTTCTATTTAACGTTCCTTCAATGGGTTACAGTTAGACCCCCTTGTTgacttcctcccctttgcgAAGTTCCCCTAACATGGCGCAGCGCTATGACAGCCAACCAGCAGAGCGTCATCCGCCGTTGTTGCAGCTACCGCGCGGGGgagaatcaaaaaaaaaaaagttatcatAAGTCGCTTCCAATCGTTTAATTCGTTTTAaatcgttcctttttttttttttttaaacccctCGTTTGTTTGGTATATTTGTGTAGTCTTTGTTTTCGTATCTTCATGCTTTCCGGTCTCGCGTCGGCGTGAGTCCTGTCTACCTGTGCCTGCCTGCCTGCGCGCTGGTGGCCCCCCCTTTGGGCCTTTCCCGCGTAGACATCCCCTGGGACCCacgtccccttttttttttgtgtgcctttGTCActacccccccaaaaaactTGTCTCtttcaatttgttaaaagatttttttttttgcaaaacgggGAGAAATCAAATATGAACGGAAGCGTGTCAGGGAGCAAGCACGAATGTGTCGATGTGATGACGTGCCGATGTACCAATGCACTAACGTACTGACGTGCTGACGTGCTGACGTGCCAATGATCGCGGCGCCCCTAACCTGCACCGCCGCGCCGCTTCCCCgcggtgaagaagaaataaccCGACTGCGGCTCCAAGTACAGCGAGCATATTTTAACCCCCTCCTGCGTAACCAAACCCGCAATGACCACCTGCGCACACACGCCGTATCCCCCCACGTCGCAGACCAATCGATGGAATGTCCTCTCCACTTTCCGCACCGTGTTCAACAAAACGTTTGTGTCTGTATCTACACaggagagtaaaaaatgcAGCGCCTTCGCATCGTCGTACCCATTCAAGTGTGTCTCTCTCTCATCATGTGACACGTATAACTCAACACGCTtatttaattcctttttaatttcctcatTCGGGGATCTTTCACCAAAATGTAGGAGGTTCATATGTCTCCCGTACAGGAGTAAATTTCCCctaattttctgttttaaaTAATGGCAGTAAAGTGGACAGGGGGCTCCTTCCCGTCCGCACACGCTCAGGTGACCTTCTCGAATAGGCTTCAATCCCAAGCCGTAGAGAACGGCAAATTCTAGGAAGTGCTCCAGCAAGCAGTTTTCCACCAAGGAGTTGTCCCCCACGCGGCTGTCCCCCACGCGGCTATCCCCCACGCGGCTGCCCCCCTTGCTGTCATCCCGCGTGCCACTCCGATGCTCCACCCTTcgaataaaaacaaagttccaaaaaaaatacacaaaatgggacagAGTAAATGGTTTTccaaatttatattttcgttTCTTCCTCTCGATAAGTCTCTCGATTTCTTCCTCGTCCttcacttttctttttagcaaaattttGTCTAGACAATTGGTCGTCCCACCACCATCAGGGGGCTCATTTTTCAGGTCCATCAGGAGAGGTAACCCCTTTCGATTTTTTATAAAGCTCTTTAAAACGACcaggaatataaaaatatggttGTATGGTGACCCTTCCATTTGGTTTCCAAGCAGGGCCTCTTTAATCCTCTGCGTGACGCTCCTTGGTCTGAGCATCGCGCACGTTCTTTCGtccgggggggggaagcggggGGCATCCTTTAACTTTAGTTTTTCAGCCACGAAGGTTAAAAAGGGGCCATCACAATGGTTTCGATTTTCACACGCACAGTAGCTGTGGTCACCTCTATGGCCGCTACCGTTGCAGAGTTCTCCGCATCCGCTTCCTGTACTTCCTCCTTCTctacttcctcctcctcctcccccgcTGCCGCCCCCCGCTGCGCGAAAGTCCTGGTAGCACTTCGCCAAGAACACAATTTTGTCCCTCCACCCGCGGCCGCGAATGGAGCCGTAATCTACCCTACGTACGTATTCCTTCAGCTCCTCATAGAGAGACAGGGATAAGTGAGTATATATCCCCCATTCGGAttttactctcctttttttgctacaaGTATGAACATATAGGTGACCTCCCACACTTAGGTTTATATAACCTAAGTACCCTTCAGCATGACACGTTATAATTACTTTTCGTTTCcttgtacaaattttttcaacaagTAAATTACTCCTTACACACAGGTTACAGATAATCACGTCATATGTATCCTCATATGAGTCAATCTCGTTCATGTAATTTAGTGGGTCCTTAACTATGCATGTAATATTGGCTAGCTGATTCATTctcatcaaattttttttcaccactttGCATTTGTACTCGTTTAGTATTTCATACTCTTCGGAGAAAATGTAACATTTTGTATCCTCCCTCGTTACACATGTGTTGTCTACAATGGTAATATTCCTTATGCCGCTCAACATCAACCCTTTTGCAACTTCCATGATGATGAGGCTACTCCCGAGTAGGCACACTGAGCTGTTCATCAGGATCCCCTGGTGCGTCGTTCCCCACAGGGAAATTTGTCTCGTGAATTCTTCGCCCTGCTCCATTTGGGGCGGGGGCAGCAGAGCGGTGCTACGTTTGGCAGCAGTCCACTGCCGACCCTTGCAAggccgcttcccccactctgcttcctccccactgcgcaaaaaaaatcagctgcactgtactgtactgtactgttttttttttttttttttttttttccttttccacctATTAGGGGGAAGCTCACTGGCcttctatttatttttccccttcacgTCACCCATGCGGAGAGGTAACGGCGAGCAGTGTGGCCAGGCCCCCTACATAAGTACGCATAcaatacatgtgcatgttcaAGCGGAAAGTGTCACATGGAcgcgataaaaaaagaagaaaaatggaaaaacgtTCCCCTTTGCAAATCATTCGTACGTTCCTTTAAAAGAGGGCAACCTGGTGATACctgtttttcattctttttttttttccccccaccaGGTGCCCCTTcctttctacatttttatcactttgaaaaaaaaaaaaaaagttacccgAAGAAAGTTCGCACATCGGGAGCggagcaaacaaaaaattgtcaagtggtaccaaaaaaaaggaaaaaaaaaaaaaaaaaaaggcctatATTCTTGTGAAGTAAAGAATAAAGCGTcacaaaataggaaaatataaacatggGTGGGATTAATGGTTTATGGTGAGCGGATCGATTCCACTTTTACCTGCTTGCCACGCACTAAACCCCGTTAATTAAAACAACTTCAACGAAGTCTTCTCCTtcatcatcttttttttcctccgatTTACATCCTGCATGTCAATGTAGTTCCCACTCTGAGTCTTCACTCCCATCATTCTCTCTCTCTCGATTCTCTGCTGAATGTACCTCTTCATGGActtttttcgaaatataAGCTCCGGATAATGAACCTTGGGACTTTTATCGAATTTACCTCCTAGCATTTTTACTTGATAATTttcgacaatttttttttgaaatttatcTAAATGGGGTAGAGTCAATTTTCTAATTTCGTGGACCACATTCATGAATTCTTTTTtggcttccattttttctttaaaattattttttcttcttaatcTGGTGGTTTCATCAGGGGTGTGTTTCTTCGTTCTTCGTTTTGATACCCCATCTGATGGATTATCCCATCCATTGAGCTTATCATTCAGTGCATTTGCTTCTGTCCCTTTCGAATGGGGGGGTTTTCTCCATGTGGGTGTCgcctcttcttcgtcctctCTACGATTTGTCCCCTTTGCAGTTTTCTGCCTaccctcctcttttttcctctttttatcATTCCTTGGGTAAAAGtccttcttttcattttggagaGTCAGCTCCTGATCCTCATTTGGgtgattttttccctttttccgttttctCCTGTTCCCTACGATTTTCTTCCCCGTGGGTGCGGTGTCTTCCTCATCGCTATAGTTTTCACCGGAGGATCTATCATTTCGACTTTCACAAATCGGATAGCCATCCCTACCAACATACGCGTCCTCATGATTCATCTGATGAGGCAGCATTCGAGGGTGGAACTGCCtcaccttttttcctccccattcACCATTCGCCTCAACTGCCGATTCCTCCGAAGGGGTCACCACCCCGTCACCATCTCCTTTTCGGATGTCCTCCTTTTCATAGCCCGAATTGGAGGAGAACCCCCATAGTTCGTCCATGTACCTTTGCAggtccttttcgttttttcccccttgggcttttttttttcccggtatgctctccccccccttcgtcATTTCCGCTTCTCACTTAAAGTAGAGTAATGCTTTACAGCAGCTTCAaactgttaatttttttttttggcagcaTGGTACGGCCATAAATATGCCGTCACTGAGGCGCCCTTCGTTTGTGCGTTTCTTCACTTCCACGCTTATTCGCTTCTACGCTTATTCGATTCCTCGCTTCCTCGCTTTCTTTGCCGCCACGTTTTGGAGGGTCCAATCCCCTTGCATGCTGGTAAAATTGGCAGGTTTGCAATTgttggcaatttttaaaaagatcctttctttcttccttcttctttttgttttgttttgctttgcttttctttttttttttttttttttctggggaGGCGTCCGGATAATAGGCCGCCCCAAATGACAGTGTCGAGAAGGCCGCGCGAAAGAAGAAACGCCAACTCAGTTGTGCGGCAAACCGGGTAATCACGCCATCACGCCATCACGCCATCACGCCATCGCGCCAACACGCACTTATGTAACTGCCGCTACCTCCACCTGGGAACTTCGAATTTTCCCGACTACTTAATCCCAACCAGGTGACCGCGCAAAAGGCAGATAAACAAATTCCCTGGCGCAAAATTGCAGAGCGGCAAAGGATTCTCCCACTTTGTTCATTTACCACTCGGAAGGGCCCACGACAAACGCAGAAAATACGCAGCAAGCACGCAGAAAATACGCAGCAAGTACGCagaaaatatgcaaaaacaCACGCAAGCACAACTTTTTATGTACGAACAACTCCACGCTGCCTCCTTCCTTGCCGTCCCAGATTTTTTCCTACTGGGAAACACGCTGTGTCACCGCGCAACTGCGTGACGTACGCCCACAGCTGTGTAGGTACAGGAATAAGCCCTTCCCCCCACGGGTGAGCATCACTCGATAGGAAAAGGTTGCCCCTACCTCCTTACGcattgatcattttttttcccatttcggaAGAACCCCCACCCCCTTAACGATACAAATCCCTGTGGAACAAAATGGCGGCGACGAATAagaagttgcaaaaaattatgacccAGCctatagtaaaaaaaaaaaaaaaaggaaaagccaAGCGGGCGCACAAGGCGGTCCCGCAAAGAGCAATGCTGTTACGTGTCATACGTACCACTCcatttgtttccccccttgcGCTCCTCATGTTGTCTCCCTACCCCCTCTCGCAGAACCAAATTTTCAGATTTTTCACGAACAAAACGGTCGTACAAATTTGGCTCTACGATAAACCAGACACTCGCATTGAGGGAAAAATTTTGGTAATTAAGTCGTTTGCGCCGTGACACCAGGCGTGGATGGGCGTACATACGTGTGAATGCtcacatgtacgtacgtgAAAGCTCACATGTACGTACTTGAATGCTCATATGTACGTTCGTGAATGCTCATATGTACCTACTTGAATGCTCATATGTACGTACCCTGTATGTTGCTATCTGCACACGTTGGGCACCCCCAGACACACGCCTTACCGTACGCGCCCCACCACCTTACAGGGCTTCGATGAATACATGAACATGGTGCTAGACGAGTCAGCAGAAGTTTCAGTTAAGAAGAACACGAGAAAAGACCTGGGCAAGATTCTTCTCAAGGGAGACACAATCACGCTAATAATGGAAGCGTAAGAAATAGagcgaaaaaatgggaacagtGTCTATTGCATATGTTTGAAGTGTCTCTTTGGAACGCCTGTTGCCGCgacacttctccccccccttacacacgccccttttttttgccactatCATTAACATACTCCCTATTTGACCCCTcttgaatttaatttttttttttttttttttgtatttctttttttataggAAAAAGGCGGAACAAGAGTAGGTGCTTCGAATTTTTCACTCTCCAGCAATCCCACATTCGAGACCCACCTTGTGATCGCACCTTTTGAGCAATTCTTTAACTAGTTCTTTACGACTCAGCCCCTGAAGGGGGGCTTTATATGGATACAAACGTGTACGGTGCGAATAAAGCATCCGCCCCTCCCGTTTGTTGCatttgatttaaaaaaacccCTATTTTTAAgtctcctttatttttatttattttttttttttgccctttttaaatgattaaAATGTGACCAATGTATAATCACATGACCACATAACAGTGTGTCATTAAAACGCTTCATATTGTAAAGCTCCACCACAACAACTACTCTCTCTCACGAAATTAgtatttccccatttgcttAACACTGCTGCGGGGAATTAAAAAGCATCAGCTTCACGACCAACTGGAGAACAAACGTCAGTTGGTGTTTTACTTGTCAGTGGAGGTTCGTTTGGTAAGTACGACCATCTAtccgtacatacgtacgtgctCGCTCTATCCGCGGGTGTCGCCTTGGGGCGAATATGATGCTGCCCATTTTTGACCCCATCAAAAGGTGATGGTAAAAAGGGACGGGGGAATTTACCACACATCCGCAACCCGTGTTTCGCAAGAAGACATTTCACTACAGCAATGTGTTAGCGAAATAAATtgaggttatttttttttttatttctcatggacaaaaatgtaaatgctgcacatgcatacatagaAATTTCATctatgcatgtgcataccGCTTGGTTCCCTCCATCTGTGCATCCTGTGCTGCCCACGATAGATGCTACAATAACGCAGGGCAGGGGAAGTGGAAGACCCCATCTTCTCCGTCCCGCTTTAAGCAGCTATAGGCGAAACTGCACATTTAGCTGTTTCtccaaaaagtaaaaaatcaCCTTGCagggtcaggtaaaaaaaaaaaaaaaaaaaaattttaacaatcACCAATGGGTTGTTACCAATTTGGTGGCCAATCAGCTAGCCGTGAAAAAACTTCAACTGTGGGTCGGAGAGAGGGGCCTGGGAAAAGCGGAGCTACATCGAGGCCATTAATTAACGCATGCAAAAGCCACTAAGCCGACTAACAaagctgaacaaaaaaaaggaaaaggaaaaattgcacCAAGTTATCGGCAAAGTACAACTCGCGgcataaattaaaatctCTTTCGTTCACAAGCGCGAAAGTAAAAGCCATAGCGACAAAAGCGCCCCCTGGGTAAAACCCCGCTTGAGCACAATCACAAACTCGACGAAGCATATCTTCACATCTTCACACATGTTCAGTGATTTACTCCCCATCCTGAGATACCACAAAAATTTCGGCAGCCACTTTTACAAACAGCATTCCTGCTCAGCAGCAATTCTGAacaagaataaaaatatcatctGCCCGGTTAACTGCAAA
Protein-coding regions in this window:
- a CDS encoding small nuclear ribonucleoprotein E (putative), with amino-acid sequence MAATNKKLQKIMTQPINQIFRFFTNKTVVQIWLYDKPDTRIEGKILGFDEYMNMVLDESAEVSVKKNTRKDLGKILLKGDTITLIMEAKKAEQE
- a CDS encoding hypothetical protein (putative), whose amino-acid sequence is MNSSVCLLGSSLIIMEVAKGLMLSGIRNITIVDNTCVTREDTKCYIFSEEYEILNEYKCKVVKKNLMRMNQLANITCIVKDPLNYMNEIDSYEDTYDVIICNLCVRSNLLVEKICTRKRKVIITCHAEGYLGYINLSVGGHLYVHTCSKKRRVKSEWGIYTHLSLSLYEELKEYVRRVDYGSIRGRGWRDKIVFLAKCYQDFRAAGGGSGGGGGGSREGGSTGSGCGELCNGSGHRGDHSYCACENRNHCDGPFLTFVAEKLKLKDAPRFPPPDERTCAMLRPRSVTQRIKEALLGNQMEGSPYNHIFIFLVVLKSFIKNRKGLPLLMDLKNEPPDGGGTTNCLDKILLKRKVKDEEEIERLIERKKRKYKFGKPFTLSHFVYFFWNFVFIRRVEHRSGTRDDSKGGSRVGDSRVGDSRVGDNSLVENCLLEHFLEFAVLYGLGLKPIREGHLSVCGREGAPCPLYCHYLKQKIRGNLLLYGRHMNLLHFGERSPNEEIKKELNKRVELYVSHDERETHLNGYDDAKALHFLLSCVDTDTNVLLNTVRKVERTFHRLVCDVGGYGVCAQVVIAGLVTQEGVKICSLYLEPQSGYFFFTAGKRRGGAG
- a CDS encoding hypothetical protein (putative); the protein is MDELWGFSSNSGYEKEDIRKGDGDGVVTPSEESAVEANGEWGGKKMNHEDAYVGRDGYPICESRNDRSSGENYSDEEDTAPTGKKIVGNRRKRKKGKNHPNEDQELTLQNEKKDFYPRNDKKRKKEEGRQKTAKGTNRREDEEEATPTWRKPPHSKGTEANALNDKLNGWDNPSDGVSKRRTKKHTPDETTRLRRKNNFKEKMEAKKEFMNVVHEIRKLTLPHLDKFQKKIVENYQVKMLGGKFDKSPKVHYPELIFRKKSMKRYIQQRIERERMMGVKTQSGNYIDMQDVNRRKKKMMKEKTSLKLF
- a CDS encoding hypothetical protein (putative), with amino-acid sequence MGDSKWGNRKKAKVQRCKNVEQQLRNHPAPLTILALLALTINKEGRFMTKGIYDDDVRISTAVFNIGDERMYLSEEHFENLKMLQNMLVLCFKSTEKKGFLKDIGIDNVKTLFYENFKNEVYANIKLFFKFIKENFSYITKRMKEEKKKNNLKEEDYLSDQKLLDLLEDVISYDIEKNASYFEKLVQFMTLRKCFTISFSMNLDNTDNPIVLITEVDSRNNHVHFRVNNNLPSGEEEEEQQQQERNYTKKSSGSQKDKVPFLQSIINPIKSNSFVMKMTRRMNHPMGYFRNLCTKHNFQVASENWVEYFYNHNETLCHVETCGSGDCLFLSLQYLLDKNGVRTNNVIPNVGVPESSFVPWYVRNVKQTDDPKFNVNDLRYISTFYFIKFFPGYTEDYELDEQYINERFNLLINLEFTNYYLKKDYLHKVMRGNKVDDKNNKSVLLLISDYINKYLFFGGRPPITNMEEAAALCTSNVCKKGNADGAGPSGGGAGGGDGSGTGTGSGGGSGLGSGSGSGDGSGDGDGSGSGDGSGGGSGLGSGSGSGDGGGLSNEKRGGGPIGDGDYTDDDVSGGKSKGNKSGSGVGGARKKAHRSSIRRTGSSGNMDSDNESTGIMRSDLSRRKIKSTNDFQSVMQENPFPLSSYRSEQSLNTIGHYGNEFTRSTDDIVGISRSSSPNEMLEEEDDMVHFEKVGDKGKGKKFTKDTHFRVTYGHSPSSTTTMKHDPITLSLKTDSSNGSQFEKDRRSNVMKNQSLRIASRESENSSLMDEDMSTLKYTDKKKNMEMLNAESTSSLKGEYEHVIVPHGADSENSKAIDVVRPKRYLTNQGVLYGSSKSNPKKSDMRLALIENEKKYRMQHKAITESTESTDATEGNENENENDEEYDSSKIEDLDSNTQVTDYDEILEELHEGGYRFYELIFFKLVSLSANKMTYDELKKVKRKNIHTLIGTNLKSRVIGSHVFMKKITQGTILPFFNYVNIKNKLNNVNRKQNYANPDLYVVIMKTTFNKKIRRRKDGLVTKSLLFKHNGDCISYWSIKNNDYHFTCDNKVIETKTIEEKASAFFYERTRTGHIHWGDETDYEGFQKMFSIGLITFINNNTKFFFPRNTFKDYPVYFLIYFYSGVHFEPGIHISMHNDREVCRSSYERTRIPHSFQQVPKE